The segment TGAGCTTTATGATGGTGCTACTTTTTCCGATGGTACTACTACCTTCTTTGCTATTGACTCAATAAGGCCTCTTGTAAAACCTTGATTCTGATTCAACCTCAGAATCTTTTTTTTTACTTAATGGCGAAGATTAATCTAAACAAATAATATTAACATTTTAGTTTTTAGCATTGAGTTTAATTCTGTCAGTTCAAATTTAAAATCCTCTCTTTTCTCAGGACAACTACTTTTCATTATCTTGACGGTATTTATAATTCAAATCTTAGTTATCACTAAGGATTAATACTTTCTTTTATTATTCTACTTGTTTTATAGTTATCTAATTATAATTATTCTTAGTTATGTTGATTTGATCAAAAATACAACAAAAATAAGGCATTGGAGGCCGAACAATATAAAAAATATCTTGTGTGATTGGAACATACTTGCTGTGAAGAATTCGATGATCTCTTGAATTTTAAATCTGTTTTTAGCAAATACAAGCAACGTGGAGTTGCTATCTATTATTTTTTGAAGTTCTTTTAATCTATAAGTTCAAGACAATTTTAGCGGCAAAAAGGATATGAATTGATTAGTCGTGTAGTGGTTATTTCAGATATCTAGTATTAACTCTTCGCCCGATATGGTTTCGAATATACTACATAAACATAGATTTGATTAGCATTGTTTTTCATGAAGACAATTCTCTAGTTGGAATATGGCTATGTCCTTGATTACATACCAGATTAGATATCCGTCGTAATCATCAAACTCACTGTCAGCAAGTATAATCCTATTGTTTTCCGATGATACACATCTCTCAAACCTTCAACAATGGACACTCCTTTTTTAATGTTACGTTCCCCATCTCGAACTTTTGATAGGTAGCATCAACATATATTTATCAAATCCCATGTTCAATTTGTTTATCGGAAAATTCATAACTTTTTTGTCAAGTTCTTTGGCAATCATTGGGAGTCTTAGCCTTGAAATACTTTCTATGCACAATCCTTATGTGATCTTTTCAATCTTTTTCGTTGAAAAATATTGAATCTGGGATTAAACAATAACATTCTCAATTGCTTTTTATGTTCGAGAATAGTTCTCAAATAACTTAGTTTCGAATGCTATATTATATGGTTGTGTTTTTCTGAAGGTTAATACACCATGTTTTGTTGTAAAGGTTTTATCCAGATACCAATCCGCGATTTACTCGAGCGTCAGATCTTTCATGTTTTCCTGCACCTTATTGTTCAATACTTCGTTCAAGAACCAAGTGTGGGACTTATTATAATTTACAGCAATTTTGTGACTATCGACAGTTACTGTGGATTCATGAAGAAGAATGCTAAAAAAGTAAATGTATTCCAATTTTTATTGGATAAGTACCTTGATTTTGAGCTATGAATGTCAATTTCATGGTAAATTCAGTGAATTCATTAGGATTATCGAATAGGATTTCCTAACTAAAAAAAGAAACTCTCTTTAAAACGGGTTGAATCCTTTAAATTTCAGATCTTGTTGAAAATAGGGGTAAGCCTTTAAACCATAATTTTAATTTGAAGGTATGGGCGGTACTCTGAAACCGTTTTTAAGCATTTCTCTAATGTCTCTTCATTATTGTGATTATTGATAATTAGTATGCTGCTTTCAAATCGTATCATTTGACTTAAAGCTATGATCCTTTCAAATGTCCGTGTACATCAATCTCTCCGTGTACGATCCTTGTGGAAGAAATAGGTATATCATCATCGGCCATGACGTACTCGATCCTGACGATCTTTATTTCCGGCCTACCGTTGGCCTTTCGGAGCTCGTTGATCTTCAGGGCTACGGGATAGGTTTCGGGGGATACCACGATACATTCGTAGTCGCCTTCCAGGGTAGTGCCGTAGGGGTCGGTGAGCATCTGGATCTGATAGTGGGATTCGGGGACGTTGAGTTCCTTGAGGTAGTAAAGAAGGTTGGCTTTGCGGGTGGGGTAGTCGGGGATGTCGCGGTTCTTCTGGCCAGCCATTTCGTCGGATGTGAGGCCGATGTCCAGGATATCATCTCCGGCAGTCTCAAATGCTTTCTTTATCAGGTGCTTGTGTCCGTCGTGGAGGTACTCGAAGGTTCCTCCTACTGCTGTTCTTCCCATTATTTCCTGAAACGGGGTTTTGTATCATAAGTGTTTGTATTGGAGCGGTGGGTTTGTAGGGTTGCTTTGCGGATCATCAAATTGCAGGTCCGGGATTAAACAGGAAATGCATGCATTTAATACCGATGCAACCACCCCGCCGAAGGCGGCATGTCCTGTAAAAATGTTTGTCATTAGATTGTATGTTTTCAATTAAAGTCAACTTGCAGATTTGTCATCAAAAGGGACCTGTAGGTCTTTCTTATCATTTTTGATCCTGCCTTACTGCTAAGTAAGGTACTGGCCAGTAAGATAACCTGCAGTATGACATCTTCCGTTTTTCCGTTTGGGGTGAGTAGTGGGGTATGGCGAAGTTAATACTTTCACACCGCTTAGCTCATCCTTAAATACTCCGCGGAGATAAAGAAGAACGAACGTGCACGCTACGAAAAGAAAACTGTGCACCATAAGGAGCTATCAAAATGAGTGAAGTTTTATTGGAAGATCTTGATCATGTGGGGCCGGCGACGGCGCAGAAACTTAAGGACGCCGGGTTCAACACGGTCGAGGCCATTGCTGTGGCATCCCCTGCGGAGCTTGCCAACAGTGCGGAGATAGGTGAATCCACCGCCGCGAAGATCATCAATGCGGCCAGGCAGGCTGCTGACATCGGCGGTTTCGAGACCGGAGACACTGTGCTTGAGCGCAGGAAACTTGTGGGCAAGCTGACCACCGGCTGCGAGGAGTTCGACGAGATGATGGGCGGTGGTATTGAGAGCCAGTCCATCACAGAGATGTATGGTGAGTTCGGCTGTGGTAAGACACAGGTCGCCCATCAGCTGGCCGTGAACGTGCAATTGCCTCCGGAGCAGGGCGGGCTGGGCGGTTCTGTTGTTATCATCGATACCGAGAACACCTTCAGGCCTGAGAGGATCGAGCAGATGGTCAGGGGTCTTTCCGAGAAACATGGCATAGAGTACGATCCTGAGGAGTTCCTGAAGAACATCCACGTAGCACGTGCCTATAATTCCAATCACCAGATACTTCTTGTGGAATCTGCTTCTGAACTTGCCAACGAGCTCAAGGATTCCGAGATGCCTGTGAGGCTGCTGATCGTGGACTCTCTCACCGCTCACTTCAGGGCCGAGTACATCGGCAGGGGAACGCTTGCCGACAGGCAGCAGAAGCTCAACAAGCACCTTCATGACATCCAGCGCTTCGGTGACCTGTTTAACGCCTGTGTGATCGTTACCAACCAGGTTATGTCCAAGCCGGATGCCTTCTTCGGGGATCCCACCAAGCCCATCGGTGGGCACATCCTGGGACACACCGCCACCTTCAGGCTGTACATCAGGAAGTCCAAGGGCGACAAGAGGATAGTCAAGCTGGTGGACTCACCCAACCTCCCGGACGGCGAGGCTATCATGTCCATCACCACGGAAGGTCTCGGGGATGCATGAGCTGTACCGGGATCCGTTCCGAATATTGTTAAGGTAAACTTTAAGGTACCATCCGTCATATCTGACTGTATGGTCTTCAAAGCCCTTGTAGTTGATATTGACGGAACTATAACCAATCCTGACAGGTCACTGGACCTCCGGGTCGCGAAGAGATTCCGCGAACTCCGGGTTCCGGTGGTCCTTTCCACAGGAAACCCCCTCTGTTACGTTCACGCTGCTGCAAAGCTCATCGGGCTTGGCGGAATTGTGATCGCGGAGAACGGCGGGGTTATCTCGACCGGTTTTGACAAGCCTTCCATCATAGCTGATGGTATGGAAAAATGTGAGGAAGCGTACGAATTGTTATCTAACTATTTTGATCTTGAGAAACTGGATGCTGCATACCGCAAGACCGAGGTAGTGCTCCGCAGGGGCATGGATATCTCACAGCTCAGGGAGATCGTTGAGGACAATGGCATGGAAGTGGAGATCATTGACACCGGCTATGCTGTCCATATCAAGGATGGCAAGATCAACAAAGGTACAGGACTTCACACAGTGGCCGAACTAATGGGTATTGACACAAAAGATTTCCTGGCCATCGGTGATTCCTGCAATGATGCTGAGATGATGCGCGAGGCAGGCCTGGGTATAGCTGTGGGCAATGCAGATGATGACGCACGTAAGGCGGCATCCATGGTAACGAAAGCCTCATTCGGTGAGGGTATGCTGGAGGCCATCGAATATGCGTTTTCCAATGGCCTGCTTGAATAAATCTAAAAAATAATGGATCTTCAGTCACGATCGAATGGCAGGCCCTTTGCCATGGTCTTGTCCACTACGATGTAATCTTTGATCGCGCTTACTGACTCGAAAGGTACAATGATGTACTGGCCGTCCTTCTGGTATTTGGAAGTGTCAAGACCTATATCAGGCTTTACGATAAGGTCTTCCAGTTCTCCGGTCTTTCCATCCATTACGATGTTGTTCAATACGCCAAGTTCGGTTCCGTCAGTAGCCATTACCTGTTTGTTGGACAGGTTCTTTGCAAACACTTTTGCCATCTTTCGTCTCCCTCTAAGTAATTAACAGATTATTTACATGTATCCCATATAAGAACTTGTTTCTTGTTTATGGGTGCTGCCCTTAAGTTTTTCCTGCATCTTTCCATAGAATTCGGCCATATCCTCTGAGACAGTAGGTTTGACCTTACTCATTGCTGCAAGGAAATGGGTCTTTTTTACAGAATCCGTTTCGAAGTTCTCACGCAGTGCAAGCATCACAGCTTCCCTGCACACGGCTTCGATATCCGCGCCCACATAACCTTCGGTCATCGCTGCAAGTTCTGAAATGCTGACCTCCGGGTCCAGCGGGATATTGCGTGTGTGGATGTTGAATATGTTCTCTCTTCCTTCCATTGTGGAATTGCCCACAAGCACCAGTCTGTCGAACCTTCCTGAGCGCATAAGAGCTGGGTCGATCATGTCCGGCCTGTTGGTGGCTGCAATGACTACCACTTCTTTCAGGGCCTCCAGCCCGTCAAGTTCGGTCAGCAGCTGGTTGACCACCTGCTGGGACGCCCTGCCGGTCTCACTGTCAGCCATACGTGTGGTCGCAATGGAATCTATCTCATCGAAGAATATGATACATGGTGAGACCTGCCTTGCCTTCTTGAAGGTCTCACGGATCGCCTTTTCTGACTCTCCTACGAACTTGGAGAGCATCTGCGGTCCCTTTATGCTGATGAAGTTAGCATTGGATTCGTTGGCAACTGCCTGTGCCATCAGTGTCTTTCCGGTTCCCGGTGGCCCATAAAGGAGTATTCCTTTTGGTGCCTTGATGCCCATCTCCATGATCCTGTCCGGACGCTTGAGTGGCCATTCAACGGCTTCCACGATCTCCTGCTTTGCCTCATCAAGACCTCCCACATCGTCCCATTTGATGGATGGTACCTCTACAAGAACCTCTCTCATTGCGGATGGTTCTACTTCAGTGAGTGCATCCTCGAAATCCTCAGGGTTTACTACCAGTTTCTCCAGTACTTCTTCAGGGATCTCATCCTCGTCGAGGTTGATCTCCGGCAGTATTCTCCTTAATGAGCGCATGGATGCTTCCTGCACCAGTGCAAGAAGGTCCGCACCCACGAATCCCTGGGTGTGCTCTGCAAGGTACTCAAGGTCCACATCCTCTGCCATTGGCATTCCGCGGGTATGGATCTGCAGGATCTCCAGGCGGTCGTCGCTGTCAGGTACTCCGATCTCGATCTCTCTGTCGAACCTTCCGGGCCTGCGCAGTGCCGGATCGATGGAATCCACACGGTTGGTGGCACCGATGACCACGATCTGTCCTCTCTCCTCCATACCATCCATCAGTGTGAGCAGCTGGGCGACCACCCTGCGCTCCACTTCTCCGGTCACGTTCTCTCGCTTTGGTGCGATGGAGTCGATCTCATCTATGAATATAATGGAAGGTGCGTTTTCTGCAGCTTCCTCGAATATCTTCCTCAGGCGTTCCTCACTTTCACCATAGAACCTTCCCATGATCTCCGGTCCTGCTATGTAGAGGAAGTTTGCCCTGGATTCCCCAGCAACCGCCTTTGCGATCAGTGTCTTACCGGTTCCCGGCGGGCCGTACAGTATAACTCCCTTTGGGGGTTCGATATTAAGTCTCTGGAAGATCTCATGGTGCTTGAGAGGCAGCTCGATCATCTCGCGTACCCTCTGGATCTCGTCACCCAGTCCGCCGATGTCCTCATAGGCGATTCCGCGCGCAGCGTCCTCGTAGCCTTTTGCCGGTTTCTGGCGGAGTTCGATCTCCGTGCTTTCCGTAATGATAAGTATTCCCTCTTCAGGCGTAGCCTCGATGGCAACAAGAGGTATGGCCTGGTTGCCTGGTGTCGGCTGTGTCATAGAGCTTGTGATAGGAATGACATCTCCTTCAACAAAGGGGTGTTTCAGTATGTTGTGTTTGATGATCGCCTGGATGTTGGTCCCGAATTCCATTGTGATGCCCTCGGGAGGTGCAAGCACGACCTTCTCTGCAGGTGTGACCTCTACCCTTCTGATAGCGACCCTCTCTCCTATGCCAACGCCTGCGTTCTGTCGGGTGAAACCGTCTATTCGACCAATTCCCTGACCCCAGTCCTGTCGGTCTGCCCTCCAGACCTTTGCAGCTGTTGTTTTCTTTCCCTCGATCTCAACGATATCCCCTGGTGAAAGCTGCAAGCTGAGTAAAGTGCTCGGATCAAGCCTTATGATTCCACGTCCAAAATCGATTGGATGTGCTTTTTCTACTTTGATCTGTAGTTCTTCCATTGGTCTCATCCTTAATTGTTTTACTATTTTATTCGGTACAAGGCATAAATAATATATGGTTCCATGTCCTGTTTTTGCATCCCGGGTAACTCTACTTGTTCCAATTATATGAAAATAGAAGGGGCTTTGTTACTTATCCTCGAGGTCAGTTTCCGGTCATACGTTCAAAAATTCTTCCAGCCCCTGTTTAAGCTCTATCTTTGGTACAAAACCAATTTTTCTGGACTTTGAAATATCCGCAAGACTGTGCATGATATCCCCTGCAAGTGGTTCCCCGTGCTCCACGTTCAGGTCCTTGCCAAATAGTTCTATAATGATCTCTGCAAGCTCGTTGATGGTTGTGCTCCTGCCTGTCGCAGCATTGAACACCTCGCCTACAGCTTCTTTCTTTTTAATGACAAGTTCCACCATGTCAATGATATCATGTACAGAGATGAAATCTCTTGTCTGCTCCCCGTCTCCAAAGGCTATCGGGTTCTGGTCATTTCGTACCCTCTCCATGAACTTTGAGATAACTCCGGAATAGGGGTTTGAAGGGTCCTGTCTTGGACTGTATATATTGAAAGGCCTGATGCATGTGGTGGGTAATCCGTAAGCCTGGTTGTACATCAGGCAGTATTTCTCACCTGATAATTTGCTGGTCCCGTATGGCGAAAGCGGATCCTGCGGATGTTCCTCACTGATTGGCACTTCCACGGGGTTCCCATACACTGCAGCCGAGCTGAAATAGACGAATCTCTCAAGGTCTGCTTCCCTTGCTGCCTCCAGCAGGTTAAGCGTGCCGAACACATTGTTCTGTGCATCAAAAAGGGGTTCCTGCATGGACCTTGCAACGCTGATCTGGGCAGCGGTGTGTATAACAACATCTGCATTTTTCACAAGATCTGAAACATCATCCCGAATGTCGCCTTTTACAGCAGTTACGTCTTCAGGTACATTTTCCCTTGTGGTGGATAGTTATCCAAAATAACAACTTCTTTCTTTTCATGAAGTCGGTCAACAAGATAGCTGCCAACCTGACCCAAACCGCCGGTTATAAGGATCCTTTGCATATTTTCCATGACGTTTGCATAGTTTATACTTATTTTGGGGAAGTTCTTTTAGGAGAGGTGCATTGGGGTAAGGGTCAGCATGTATAAAATGCCTATTTACAATGTTGCCATATTTTGCCTGCCTTTAGTGTTGTCATCCGGGGTAAGGAATGTTTTAATTGATCGCTTACAACTATGTTACCCTTCTCCCTTATATTTAAAAATGGAGCGGGTAAGGACAGTCTAAAAGCATTCGTTAAGTTAATATATCATTGTTGAATAGTGAGGGCAACGTACGACCAATACTACTTATTGTTAGTATTGTCGTACGAGAAAAACGTTCTTTCATTCCGTCATTTCTATGAACGGACCAGGGGTCTCAACCGGCCCCTTTCATCCCCTCTTTCTGATTGTTCTTATTTCGGTTTAGTGTTACTTGTCGGGAAATAATTTAAAAAAAGTGAAAGGACCTTCAGATTTTCTCTGCCGGTGGTGCTGTATTGAGCTTTACGTATTTGACACCTTTCAGTGCCATGAGCCTTTCATCCATTTCCTTTACTTCCTCGCCTTCTCCATCGAATATCACTACTTCGAGGCAGTTGTCGTGGTCAAGGTGTATGTGGACGGATGACTTTATAAGGTCTGAATAATCGTGCTGTATATCTGCAATGGCGTTGGAAAGGCCTCTTTTTGTGTGGTCATAGATTATAGTGATGGTACCAACACGACGACCCCTTATATCGCTCATCCATTCGTACTGGTTTATGTAGTTCCTGATGGAATCCCTGATGCCTTCTGAACGGGAAGAGTATCCTCTGCGTTCGATTATTGAATCAAATTTAGTCAGGAGATTGTCCGGAAGGGACACACCTATTCTCATAAGTTCTTGTTCCATTTTTTTCACCTGGGGGTGCAATTGACATAAAAGGTAATAAATTTATGTATTGTTTTTGTTATTAAAGTTGCGTTTCTGTCATAAAAAGTACACATAGCACATGTATATATATTCAGGATTCCTATATGGTAGGTAAAATCCGGAGATGAGTTTAATGAAAACTGAAGAACTTTACTCAGGCAAGGCTAAGACCATATACAAGACCGACAATCCTGATGAGCTCATTGCAGAGTTCAGGGATAGTCTTACCGCTTTTGACGGTAAGAAGAAGAGTGAGGCCGAAAAGAAAGGTTACTACAATGCCCAGATCTCAAAGAAGATCTTCGAGATGCTTGAGGAAGAAGGCATCAAGACCCACTACCTGGGCATGGTATCCGACACAGACATGCTCGTGAAGAAAGTGGAGATAGTTCTCATTGAAGTAATTCCAAGGAACATCGCAGCAGGATCTATCACACGCAAGTATCCGATAGAAGAGGGTACTGTCTTCAAGGAACCGGTCCTTGTCTTCGATTACAAGAGCGATGAGTATGCCGATCCAATGATCAACGATGACATTGCAGTTGCAATGGGCATTGCTACTCGCGAGGAGATCGATTACATACGCAGTATGGCATTCAAGATCAATGAGATCCTCAAGAGCTACTTCGAGAGCAAGGGTTTCCTGCTTCCTGACTTCAAGCTGGAGTTCGGAAGGGCGGATGGTGAGATCTTACTTGCAGACGAGATCTCATGTGACACCTGCAGGTTCTGGGATGTCGAGACCGGAGAGTCCATGGACAAGGACATATTCAGGTTCGACAAGGGTGACCTCTCAAAGGCATATGAGGAGGTCGCACGCCGTCTCGTTCCTGAGATATTTTGAGGAGTAAATAGTGAAATATGATGTTATTGTGGTCGGAGCCGGCATTAGCGGGCTGCTGACCGCACTTACCTTATCCAAGCATGGCAAGAAGGTGCTGGTGCTTGAAAAGATGCATGATGTGGGGGGCAATTGCAACAGCTATTCCGTGGATGGCTATCAGGTGGACACCGGTCCCCACGCTATCACCCATCTTGCAGAAGGCCCTCTCAGGCGCCTGATGGATAACTATTTTGATTACCAGCCGGTCTTTGAGAACTACGGACACTATTATGTAAGGACCGAGGATCGTTTTCTGAAGGTGCCGTCCACAATCAAGGACTTTGTTACCTTTGATGTGTTCCCGAGACTTGACCGTCTTGCCATTACACAGTCCATCACAAAGGCTCTCACACTTTCCTCCTTTGGTGTTGACCTTTCAAAGCAATCAGTCTATGAATCCCTGCCTGCAAACCTGTCAAAGGAGACCTATGAGTTCGCAGATGCGATATCCTATTTCCTGTCAGGTCGCTCCATGCATGAGACCTCTACCCAGAGGGTGCTTGCAGGCAGCAGCTTTGTCAGGGACAGCGTAACCCAGGAGCAGTTCGAGGAGTTCATAAAAGAGGAGAAGGTGCCACGCCCTGAGTCAATTCTTCAGTCTGTACTGCCCTCGAACCTGCACACATCCCTTCACTCAAGGATCAATAACGTTTCCAGTCTTGGAAGGCTTGCCACCAATAAGGTGCACATCTCTCAGGGCTATCCTCGTAAGGGTTTAAAATCATTGCTCAATGCTCTCCTTTATTCTCTTCCTTCATCCGTGGAGATTAAGACCGGATGCAAGGTTGAGCGCATACTCACAAAGGACGGTAAAGCATGCGGTGTAGAAGCGGATGACCTCTATAAGTGTGATCTTGTGGTTTACACCGGTTTTGCATCATCTCTTGGGCAGCTTGTGGATGACCTTCCAACATCATACGGGGAAATTCTGGATGGTATCGTTCACAGCAAAAGCCTAACTGTCTGGCTGGGTCTTGACAGAATTATGGATGAGTTCAACTACATGGGCTCTGAGATCTGGTTCAAGGATACGCCTTACTGGGCCATGCCTATCAGCAACTATGATGCATCGCTTGCTCCCAAGGACAAGCAGCTTGTTGGGTTTGCTTTCTTCCTTGATGAGAACGAGGATGAGGGGAAAGGAATAAAGAATGCTTATGAGACCATCTATAGCGCCATTCCTTCCATACAGGACCATGTGGAAATGAACCATGATCAGATACTTGTGCCCGAGAAGGCGGCTGTGACTCTTGATGGTAAATTTGCAGATATCCGTTCCCCGGTTAAGAACCTGTACATTGCAGGAACGGATACAGATAAGCGTAGCATGGGTGTGACCCGGGCTGCTTACTCTGTAATTGAATTGTTAAAAGTGTTGAACGAGGACGATAATCTGCACTGATTACCGTCTGATGATCATTGTCCTGAGCCTGTCTGCAGCATGCTCTGTTTTGTCTGCAATATCCGCAATGGTACGCACAAGTTCTATAAGATGTAGTACTCCTACAGCACCAATCTCTTTTTCATTCGCATAGATCTCTTTTAACAGATCTTTCTCAATGAGGTCAACTCTGTGTTCCATCTCTTCAATGGTTGGTACAAGTACCAGGGATTCGTCAATCTCGCGTTTGCTGAAGGAGGTCTCAAGGATCTCACTCAATGAATCGACTAGTTCCTCATATTTTTGCACGGTCTCAAGCGTCAGGGCTGATAGCTCACAGAGCTTTACTCTGATTGGCTCCGGCATATCGCAGGGTCTCAAAGTAAGCATGAATGCAGCTTCCTGTGCAACATCTGCAATGGAGTCCTGTGGCTTGAGGAAATTGAGCAGGTCCTCTGCTTTCACAGGCAGCATGATTGAGGAAGAAAGCTGTGTCCGGATGGTCTGCTTTATGATATCTGCTTCGTGTTCGATGTTGTCGATCTGAAGGCTCAGCTCATCAATAAGTGGTTGATTTGTACAGTATGCATTGACAGCCTGGTCCAGTATCTTTACGGTTTCCACTCCCTTGGATGCGTGCAGGTAAAGTGGCTTGAACGGTGATCTTGCGAACACGTCAAGTACAGAACGTATGTATTCCATTTTCTTCATAATCCAACCCCCAGTAATGCCACGAAGACAAGTGCCGATGTAAGTGCTGCAACAGGCACTGTGATTACCCATGACATAACTATTTTTCCTATAACACTAAGGTCAACAGCAGCAAGACCGCCTGCGAGTCCAACACCGATCACAGAGCCCACAAGGGTGTGAGTGGTGGAGATCGGCAGGGAACTGTAACTGTGAAAAACTACAACGGCTGCCGTTGCAAATTCAGCTGAAAATCCTCTTGTAGGTGTAAGTTCGGTAATCTTTGTACCGATAGTCTCAATCACACGGTATCCCCAGGTTCCAAGTCCGATGACCATTCCTATACCACCGACAACAAGTACCCACAAAGGTACTACTGCTTCTGCAAGGTTAAGTGCATTAAGACCTGCGTAGAGTGGTCCGACAGCATTTGCAACATCGTTGGATCCGTGTGCGAATGCAATGAAACAGGCAGTTCCGACCTGCAGGTACACGAATTTTTTCTCAATGTGATACGGATTATCCACTTTTTGCAATATCGTTACCCGGATAATCGAGAATATAAGATATGCAAGTACGGCTCCCAGTACAGGGGAGACCAGCCAGCTGCCAACGATCTTTCCCAGCACAGCCCAGTTGATGTCTGAGAGTAAAATAATGTTCTGGTATGCGGCAACAATTCCAAAACCAAGGACTGATCCTACAATTGAATGTGTTGTGGATACAGGCAGGTTGTAGAATGTGGCAAATGTGATCCAGAATCCGGCTGCAAGGATAGCTGCAAGCATTCCGATGGCCACAAGGTTTGGATCGATAGCTTTTATGGTGTCAATAGGTACAATTCCTTTTGCAATTGTGGAAGTTACCCTTTTTCCAAAGAAAACAGCTCCGATGAACTCGAAGACACCTGCTACGATAATTACTTGCTTGAGTGAGAGCGCTCCGCTGCCCACCGATGTTCCCATAGCATTTGCAAGGTCATTGGCACCGATGTTCCATGCCATGTAAAGGCCGGCAAGTACCAATAATATAACAATTGGATTGAATAGTTCTATCATATTCCTCTTCCTGATGTTAACTCTTCACGCCGTTAAGGTTCCATCTTTGATAAATGTATCACTAATCATTTTTTCATGCAATATTCCCGATATCTTCCCTTGCCTTCTGTGCTTCTTCATTATCTGGCTCAAGTTCAAGAAGCAGGTCGTATGTTGCCAGTGCATCTGTGATGTTGTCTTCCTGTACACAGAGTTCAGCAGTATTT is part of the Methanococcoides methylutens MM1 genome and harbors:
- a CDS encoding NAD(P)/FAD-dependent oxidoreductase, which encodes MVKYDVIVVGAGISGLLTALTLSKHGKKVLVLEKMHDVGGNCNSYSVDGYQVDTGPHAITHLAEGPLRRLMDNYFDYQPVFENYGHYYVRTEDRFLKVPSTIKDFVTFDVFPRLDRLAITQSITKALTLSSFGVDLSKQSVYESLPANLSKETYEFADAISYFLSGRSMHETSTQRVLAGSSFVRDSVTQEQFEEFIKEEKVPRPESILQSVLPSNLHTSLHSRINNVSSLGRLATNKVHISQGYPRKGLKSLLNALLYSLPSSVEIKTGCKVERILTKDGKACGVEADDLYKCDLVVYTGFASSLGQLVDDLPTSYGEILDGIVHSKSLTVWLGLDRIMDEFNYMGSEIWFKDTPYWAMPISNYDASLAPKDKQLVGFAFFLDENEDEGKGIKNAYETIYSAIPSIQDHVEMNHDQILVPEKAAVTLDGKFADIRSPVKNLYIAGTDTDKRSMGVTRAAYSVIELLKVLNEDDNLH
- a CDS encoding TIGR00153 family protein, encoding MKKMEYIRSVLDVFARSPFKPLYLHASKGVETVKILDQAVNAYCTNQPLIDELSLQIDNIEHEADIIKQTIRTQLSSSIMLPVKAEDLLNFLKPQDSIADVAQEAAFMLTLRPCDMPEPIRVKLCELSALTLETVQKYEELVDSLSEILETSFSKREIDESLVLVPTIEEMEHRVDLIEKDLLKEIYANEKEIGAVGVLHLIELVRTIADIADKTEHAADRLRTMIIRR
- a CDS encoding inorganic phosphate transporter — translated: MIELFNPIVILLVLAGLYMAWNIGANDLANAMGTSVGSGALSLKQVIIVAGVFEFIGAVFFGKRVTSTIAKGIVPIDTIKAIDPNLVAIGMLAAILAAGFWITFATFYNLPVSTTHSIVGSVLGFGIVAAYQNIILLSDINWAVLGKIVGSWLVSPVLGAVLAYLIFSIIRVTILQKVDNPYHIEKKFVYLQVGTACFIAFAHGSNDVANAVGPLYAGLNALNLAEAVVPLWVLVVGGIGMVIGLGTWGYRVIETIGTKITELTPTRGFSAEFATAAVVVFHSYSSLPISTTHTLVGSVIGVGLAGGLAAVDLSVIGKIVMSWVITVPVAALTSALVFVALLGVGL